The genome window ATGCATTTAGCGCCCTACTCGGGAGAATTGGAGGTACTTCCCTGTTCTATATCActttagatataaaaaaaaacttaacagcTAGCCTCTGTATAATTAAGATTCGTATATTATCTCAGTCAAATCTTATTGTatctaaaacatatttaaatcagCAAAGTTTCCAACCTTGCAAAACGTATTAAATGCTTACATTTTTTTGTCATTGGGAATAAAAGAACAACAATAAggaaaacagaaaaaattaaacaagtcCAGGACAAAGATTGCCTAAAACATCTGCAACTAGCAAAGAGGCCAATTGAGGTGGGCATACATCACAAGTCTGCAAGTGAGTAGAAGAGATGGCACCCTGCATAGCCATCCAGTCTgcaattttatttccttcacgAAAGGTGTGAGTGAACATTATGTTCCAGGGGCGTTATTTGAATGATCGAACTTCATCAACCAGAGCTGCACAAGGATAACAGGAATTCACACCCGAGTTGATGATGTCCAAAGCAACTTTAGAATCAGATTCACACACCATATGAGAGACACCCATAGACCATGTGAGCTTGATGCCATGAGCTAACGCGAACAATTCTGCATGCAGAGATGTAGTATTCCCACACAAATCAAAGAAACCTTGAATCCAATCATTGCCAATCTtcattattgaaaatgaaagcatTCTGACACCTCCAAATGAACCAAGAAGTAATAGCAAACAGTGGCCCTTTGGGTCCAGTTGCATGCCGTTGAAGCCAATTTGTATTGTCTTGCTCCGTGAAGTCCACCACCAAAGCATGATGGAGAAGATGCCAAATTTGTTGAGCTTTTTGGAAGTCACGAAGAGTGTGAAGAATTGTCTCCTGTTGATCATGACACTTGCAACAAAACACGTTAGTAGACAAATGTCTAAAAGTGCGAAAAACATTTGTGGGAAGACTCTCATGACTAGTGAGCCACAAGAAGAATTTGATGTTTTGAGGAATATTGATGGATCACATCCAGGATTTGTTACTTGCAGATCCACCAAGGGATACATGAGCATGAGAATTAAGCCAGTGGTAAGCAGTTTTAGTAGTGTAACTACCATTAGAGGAAGCATCCCAAATAATTGAATCATCCACCAAAGGACACAAATAGAGCGACATAAACTACTCCTTTACCTCCCGAGGGATCACTATTGCCAATAAATTCCATTGCCAATTGCCATCAAGATAAATATCATTCGGCTTAAGATGGGCATCCTGAAAGTGGACATAATCCACCATTAAGTAGATTTGACCATTTGCAGTCCACCTATCATACCAAATGGAAGTCTCCC of Glycine soja cultivar W05 chromosome 1, ASM419377v2, whole genome shotgun sequence contains these proteins:
- the LOC114376450 gene encoding uncharacterized protein LOC114376450; translated protein: MINRRQFFTLFVTSKKLNKFGIFSIMLWWWTSRSKTIQIGFNGMQLDPKGHCLLLLLGSFGGVRMLSFSIMKIGNDWIQGFFDLCGNTTSLHAELFALAHGIKLTWSMGVSHMVCESDSKVALDIINSGVNSCYPCAALVDEVRSFK